Proteins encoded by one window of Gouania willdenowi chromosome 4, fGouWil2.1, whole genome shotgun sequence:
- the tm2d1 gene encoding TM2 domain-containing protein 1 isoform X2, giving the protein MASYRRRSRSAPVLLLCVSLCFPPLRTEPVLSCDALRPGQYLCNEPKIDEITQEPENCTDATALVLCLPAPNISCLLSNGSEFKFSGDEVGFNKTISCRNVGYYSYKVAVALSLFLGWIGADRFYLGYPALGLLKFCTVGFCGIGTLIDFILISMQIVGPADGSNYIVDFYGARLTRLSINNQTFRKPHLPV; this is encoded by the exons ATGGCGTCCTACAGGAGGAGGAGCCGCTCTGCTCCGGTTCTGTTGCTCTGTGTGAGTCTGTGTTTCCCACCGTTAAGAACCGAACCTGTGCTGAGCTGTGACGCCCTGAGGCCCGGACA GTATCTCTGTAACGAACCAAAGATCGATGAAATCACTCAGGAGCCTGAAAACTGTACAGATGCCACAGCGTtag tgttgtGTCTTCCTGCTCCAAACATCAGCTGTTTACTCTCTAACGGCTCAGAGTTTAAATTCAGTGGAGACGAGGTCGGATTCAACAAAACCATTTCCTGTAGGAATGT TGGTTACTACTCATACAAAGTGGCCGTAGCTCTGTCTCTGTTCCTGGGATGGATCGGAGCTGATCGCTTTTATCTGGGATACCCTGCTctag GTTTGCTGAAGTTCTGTACAGTTGGTTTTTGTGGTATTGGGACGCTCATCGACTTCATCCTGATCTCCATGCAG ATTGTGGGTCCAGCTGACGGATCAAATTACATCGTTGACTTTTATGGAGCTCGTTTGACTCGACTGTCAATCAACAACCAGACGTTCAGGAAGCCCCACCTccctgtgtga
- the LOC114461457 gene encoding growth arrest and DNA damage-inducible protein GADD45 beta-like, whose protein sequence is MTLEEVFGPNRTDHRMQAVSRALEELLVAAQRRHCLTVGVYESAKLMNVDPDSVLVCVLAADAEDECDVALQIHFTLLSAFCTDNHTHIVRVSGLRRLGQLLGEGEGGRDLHCILVTSPAVHPLQCPALQHVGSFCEQSRDQNQWVPFVQLQDRAEPGQTGPDR, encoded by the exons ATGACTCTGGAGGAGGTTTTTGGACCGAACAGAACCGACCACAG GATGCAGGCGGTGAGCCGCGCGCTGGAGGAGCTGCTCGTGGCCGCGCAGCGCAGGCACTGTCTGACTGTGGGCGTGTACGAGTCCGCCAAGCTCATGAACGT GGACCCTGACAGCGTGCTCGTGTGCGTGCTCGCGGCCGACGCAGAGGACGAGTGTGACGTAGCTCTACAGATCCACTTCACTCTGCTCAGCGCCTTCTGCACCGACAACCACACGCACATCGTGCGCGTGTCCGGCCTCAGGAGGCTGGGACAGCtgctgggggagggggagggggggcggGACCTGCACTGTATCCTGGTCACG AGCCCAGCGGTCCATCCTCTGCAGTGCCCCGCTCTTCAACATGTGGGTAGCTTCTGTGAGCAGAGCAGAGACCAGAACCAGTGGGTCCCCTTTGTGCAGCTGCAGGACCGAGCTGAGCCGGGCCAGACTGGGCCGGACCGCTGA
- the tm2d1 gene encoding TM2 domain-containing protein 1 isoform X1 — protein MASYRRRSRSAPVLLLCVSLCFPPLRTEPVLSCDALRPGQYLCNEPKIDEITQEPENCTDATALVLCLPAPNISCLLSNGSEFKFSGDEVGFNKTISCRNVSGYYSYKVAVALSLFLGWIGADRFYLGYPALGLLKFCTVGFCGIGTLIDFILISMQIVGPADGSNYIVDFYGARLTRLSINNQTFRKPHLPV, from the exons ATGGCGTCCTACAGGAGGAGGAGCCGCTCTGCTCCGGTTCTGTTGCTCTGTGTGAGTCTGTGTTTCCCACCGTTAAGAACCGAACCTGTGCTGAGCTGTGACGCCCTGAGGCCCGGACA GTATCTCTGTAACGAACCAAAGATCGATGAAATCACTCAGGAGCCTGAAAACTGTACAGATGCCACAGCGTtag tgttgtGTCTTCCTGCTCCAAACATCAGCTGTTTACTCTCTAACGGCTCAGAGTTTAAATTCAGTGGAGACGAGGTCGGATTCAACAAAACCATTTCCTGTAGGAATGT cagTGGTTACTACTCATACAAAGTGGCCGTAGCTCTGTCTCTGTTCCTGGGATGGATCGGAGCTGATCGCTTTTATCTGGGATACCCTGCTctag GTTTGCTGAAGTTCTGTACAGTTGGTTTTTGTGGTATTGGGACGCTCATCGACTTCATCCTGATCTCCATGCAG ATTGTGGGTCCAGCTGACGGATCAAATTACATCGTTGACTTTTATGGAGCTCGTTTGACTCGACTGTCAATCAACAACCAGACGTTCAGGAAGCCCCACCTccctgtgtga